The Leptospira mtsangambouensis genomic sequence AAAGAGAGAAAATGGATTTTTTCCCATTTTTAAAAGACTTTTGGAAAAGAAGAGTCAAACGTTTGTTTCCCGCTTTGTTTGCAGTCGTAACCTTCACAATATTTACTACATTTCTCTTCTCATCTCACGAATCTCACCACACCACAATGAGCATTGAAACAGGACTCAGTTCATTGATTGGAATTGGAAATTTGTACTTAGCCAATATGGCAACAGACTATTTTAGCACCACAGCGGAACTCAATGCCTTCACCCATACATGGTCTCTTGGTGTAGAAGAACAGTTCTATCTTCTGTTTCCTCTTTTGTTTTGGGGACTATTACAAAAAGGAGATAAGAAAAAAACTTTTGTATTGGTTCTAAGTATCTTAACCACACTATCCGTTTTATTTTTTTTAAAGAACTTTGAAAAACACCCTATCAAAGTTTTTTATTTGGTCCACAGTCGGTTTTGGGAATTGAGTTTAGGTTCCCTCGTTTTTTTAGCTTCGAATCGACTGGAGGTGATGAATCATTCATTTCGACAAACAGTCGCTAGATTATCCTATTTTTTACTTCCGATCTTTTTATCCTTACTTATCGTTCTATTATTTGATTCGAAATACCCTAATCTTTCAGAAAAATATTATAATATCCTTATCGTTCTCCTAACGGCAGGTATTCTCTTATTTTTAGATTCAAATAGTTCTGTTGTAAAACTTTTGCAGTGGAAACCCATCACCTTTATTGGTATATTATCTTATTCATTGTATTTGTGGCACTGGCCAATCATTACTTTTTTTCGTTGGACTTTTGGGATCAAAAACCATCTAATTCCTCTTATTCTCATCCTTTGTTTCTGTTTTTCTTATTTATCCTATCGTATGATAGAATCTCCATTAAGATATTCGGAATGGAGATGGAAGTGGCTTAACAAAGCACGTTCTTTATCTCCAACTACCCTTTCCATTTCCACGGCAATTTTATTTATCATCTTAATTCGAGTTATTCTTTATCCATTTTATTTGAATGGATCTTTTTATCTTGGCACACCTGCCAAATTAAAATCTAAAGGTGTGCATAATTTATTAAGTCCAGTCATCTACCAATCTGAAACTTGGGATCCACAAAATTGTGTTTTGGCAAACAACAAAGATTTAGGCAAAAATATCACATCAGAAAATTGTTCCTTTGGGAAACAATTCAAATCCAAACAAAAATATTTAGTGTTAGGAAATTCATATAGTGCTGCACAAGTTTATATGTTCCAAGTGCTCCCAGAAAACCATTCAATGGTAACCATTACTTCTAGTTTAGGAAGTTTTCCTGCGCCAAACTTAACGTTTGCAAACAACTGGGAAAAAACCAATCGATATTACTGGAATGAAGTAGTCCCCAAGTTAACGGCGGAATTGAAAGAAAATGATGGGATTCTGATGGTTTATGATCTATCTAGTGTCATATCCGAAGAAGAAAAAATGAATCTTTTTATAAGTGAACTGAGTCAATTTGTATCAACATTCAAAAACAAAAAAATCAATGTGATCTTTCAACATACAATCCCATTGATGAGAGAATCCAATTGTAATCCCGATTTAGCACAAAAACAATGGTGGCATAAATTTCAAGAACCACCTTGTTTGTATTTTTCTAAAGAAGAAACTTTAAACCGGAGACGGCCATTCCATGACAAATTGATCAATCTAAAAAAGGAACATTCCAATTTTTATGTTCTCGATTTAATGGATGTCTTTTGCCCAGAAAAAGAATGCCAATTCGTAAACAAAAAGGGAGAGTTTTTATACAGAGACGAATATTCCCATCCAAGCATTGAAGCAAGTATTTTAGCAAAAACATCTCTCTGGCAGGTCATTCAAAAAATAAATTAAGATACTCTATCCTTAGAAAATTCTATCTTAAATTCCTACAGTAACCAACAAAATCAATCCAACGAAAAACCAAAGTAAAAGAATCACAAAGAAAAATTGACCACCGATCGGACTATTTTCAAAATTCTAATAAAAACAAACTGAACAAATCGGTATCAAAACAATCTAGTTTCCAATTGACTTTTATTGCTTAGACCAAGATACCTATCTGAATGAAACCCAAAAAACGAACGCTCGCATATGATTTCCTAATCAAATTAGTGAGTTTGGCCAAAGGAACAGTTTTCCATTCCATAGAAGAAAATTTTTCATGCGTAGAAGAACATTTGGAATCACCATACCCTACCGCCTTACTTTGTAATCATGTTTCCGAAGCAGATGTTGTCTCTCTTTCGATGGTTTATCCAAGGTTAAGCCCCAAAATCAAAATGATCATTCCAGCAAGGGAGGATATTTTGTTACCTGGGTTTTTACAAAAGGAATTTCGCTCAAAGGGAATTTTAAAATGGGTTTTTAAGTTTATCGATGCTACCAAAATCATTCCTTTTTTATTACGTTATATTGGGGCAGTTCCCATAAAACGCCCGTTCCGTGACAATGCCAGAGAACTCATCAAATCAGGAGAACTTCGAGACAAAGTAGACAGCGAATGGACAGACCTTGTTGCTCATATCAAAAAAGGAAGAAACTTGTTTATGTTTCCAGAAGGAACCTACAGCCATGACGGTTTTTTAAACCAAGTCAAACGCGGAGCCTACTACATCAAATCCAAAATTGACAAACTTCATTTTAATAGTTTTACGCTCACTTACGACCACCTTTCCTATCAAAAAACAAAGTTATACATAAAATACGGAAAACCTTTTGAAATTCATAAAGAACTTCCAGCTGACCAAGTTGTGAAATTAGTAGCAGAAAAATTGGGGAAAAACTACACAGTAACACTTGGAAACCTAACATCATTTATCTTATTAAAATTTGGAAAAGAAACAAAAATCAAAAAACACCAATTTATAGAACTCATCCTCAAACTCAAAAAACAAATCGAATCAACGTTTCCTGAAATCACAATTGCTTCCGAATTAAAAAAAGAAACAATTCAAATCCAATTGGAATCAATTTTCTCCAAACTAAAAACTATCAATCTCATTGATTGGGAAGAAGAAACCATCCATACCAAAGAGATTCTCTATCATATTCCAAAATCAATACACAATTTAAAAAAATCGAATATAGTCATGTATCATAGAAATCAACTCACAGCCCACCTGCAACATTTAGAAGATGTCTGGAATGGGATTTTTACAAACCAAGGAGCTACAAATGAAACCACTTAAACCCATACGCATTGTTTTATTATTTTCTTTCTTTTTTGTTGGTTGTGGGACTATCTCTCGCGGTTGTGCCAAATATTTTGGTTATGATGAGGTTTGTGTGGACGGAGTCAAATACATTCAGTTCACTTCCGGTGCGAGTGTAAAATACAATCCAGATGGAACGATTGCCACTTGCCGTTAAAAGGACCAACTAAACTTCGTGATTGGTTCTATTTCTAGTGACTTCCCAAAGTAAAATGGAACCAGCGCAAGCAACATTGAGAGAATTAACAACTCCTCTCATCGGAATTTTAAGAATCAAATCACAAAGGGATTGTAAGTGAACACTCATCCCTTTGGCTTCATTTCCCAGGATTAACAAAACAGGACTTTTGATATTGGTATTTTCCAAAGATTCTTTTCCAAGAGAATCGGAACCAATCACTTGGAGATTACATCGATTTTTTTCTTTTTCTAAAAACATTTCCAAAGAAGTGACTGAT encodes the following:
- a CDS encoding acyltransferase family protein, with product MYRKELDGLRAIAIIAVILNHIKQGLCLNGYLGVDMFFVLSGFVITKSLIEREKMDFFPFLKDFWKRRVKRLFPALFAVVTFTIFTTFLFSSHESHHTTMSIETGLSSLIGIGNLYLANMATDYFSTTAELNAFTHTWSLGVEEQFYLLFPLLFWGLLQKGDKKKTFVLVLSILTTLSVLFFLKNFEKHPIKVFYLVHSRFWELSLGSLVFLASNRLEVMNHSFRQTVARLSYFLLPIFLSLLIVLLFDSKYPNLSEKYYNILIVLLTAGILLFLDSNSSVVKLLQWKPITFIGILSYSLYLWHWPIITFFRWTFGIKNHLIPLILILCFCFSYLSYRMIESPLRYSEWRWKWLNKARSLSPTTLSISTAILFIILIRVILYPFYLNGSFYLGTPAKLKSKGVHNLLSPVIYQSETWDPQNCVLANNKDLGKNITSENCSFGKQFKSKQKYLVLGNSYSAAQVYMFQVLPENHSMVTITSSLGSFPAPNLTFANNWEKTNRYYWNEVVPKLTAELKENDGILMVYDLSSVISEEEKMNLFISELSQFVSTFKNKKINVIFQHTIPLMRESNCNPDLAQKQWWHKFQEPPCLYFSKEETLNRRRPFHDKLINLKKEHSNFYVLDLMDVFCPEKECQFVNKKGEFLYRDEYSHPSIEASILAKTSLWQVIQKIN
- a CDS encoding lysophospholipid acyltransferase family protein, which produces MKPKKRTLAYDFLIKLVSLAKGTVFHSIEENFSCVEEHLESPYPTALLCNHVSEADVVSLSMVYPRLSPKIKMIIPAREDILLPGFLQKEFRSKGILKWVFKFIDATKIIPFLLRYIGAVPIKRPFRDNARELIKSGELRDKVDSEWTDLVAHIKKGRNLFMFPEGTYSHDGFLNQVKRGAYYIKSKIDKLHFNSFTLTYDHLSYQKTKLYIKYGKPFEIHKELPADQVVKLVAEKLGKNYTVTLGNLTSFILLKFGKETKIKKHQFIELILKLKKQIESTFPEITIASELKKETIQIQLESIFSKLKTINLIDWEEETIHTKEILYHIPKSIHNLKKSNIVMYHRNQLTAHLQHLEDVWNGIFTNQGATNETT